One segment of Drosophila ananassae strain 14024-0371.13 chromosome 3R, ASM1763931v2, whole genome shotgun sequence DNA contains the following:
- the LOC6497556 gene encoding protein pinocchio isoform X2: MSIASVHGPQITDICSPLSHHTLGLSASLPDLVGSPLEISMDNVLTIEELRQHMGSCFTCGVSWTDDHVSLDCSECGGYSLERPCPLCDGQCGVQWKRDFAMSHACSQARWVGVCISYPEAVAGVQLPVGGAGGAATSCAAAAANQLRLAQELCSRLEQLSTSTASKSGRI, encoded by the exons ATGTCGATCGCCAGCGTTCACGGTCCCCAAATCACCGACATCTGCAGTCCCCTGTC GCACCACACTCTGGGTCTGTCCGCCTCCCTGCCGGACTTGGTCGGCAGCCCTCTGGAGATCAGCATGGACAACGTGCTGACCATCGAAGAGCTGCGCCAGCACATGGGCTCCTGTTTCACCTGCGGTGTCTCCTGGACGGACGATCATGTGTCCCTCGACTGCAGCGAGTGCGGCGGCTACAGCCTGGAGCGTCCCTGCCCCCTGTGCGACGGCCAGTGCGGTGTCCAGTGGAAGCGTGACTTTGCCATG TCCCATGCCTGCAGTCAAGCCCGTTGGGTGGGCGTGTGCATCAGCTATCCGGAGGCCGTGGCCGGTGTCCAGTTGCCCGTCGGAGGAGCCGGTGGAGCTGCCACATCGtgtgccgccgccgctgcgAATCAATTGCGCCTGGCCCAGGAGCTGTGCTCCCGCCTGGAACAACTGTCCACGTCGACGGCGAGCAAAAGCGGACGCATCTAG
- the LOC6497974 gene encoding uncharacterized protein LOC6497974 — translation MAHVGPGDGICSSAVLGEKPAASVASSTALAIRNSTIIAHRLSIYLPQLLLPSRDPQKLITEINCHVAQFRELLIFIGQSRDSPELREKIRKLRRSCVDSCKHTAHLITPQPRHCLGSERMHLTLLFHLTQQFQNELIKSYRLIQLVPLDMTEYYAPSRTAPSNLGNVISQILLCKQINPDFQQEELCSIVKDSQELGELLEELQSHLPLPEASPDSEWDQAQKSESSQISLNTPAWYARQRRKSCKSRSRSLCCCLANNGAKTY, via the exons ATGGCCCATGTCGGTCCTGGTGATGGCATTTGCTCGTCAGCCGTGCTGGGCGAGAAGCCAGCAGCAAGTGTGGCCAGCAGCACAGCCTTGGCCATTCGGAACTCGACCATAATCGCCCATCGCCTCTCCATATACTTGCCCCAACTACTCCTTCCGTCCCGTGACCCTCAGAAG CTCATCACCGAAATCAACTGCCATGTGGCCCAGTTCCGGGAGCTGCTCATCTTCATTGGTCAGTCCCGTGACTCCCCCGAGTTGCGGGAGAAGATCAGGAAACTGCGGCGCAGTTGTGTGGATTCCTGCAAGCACACGGCTCACCTGATCACCCCCCAGCCCCGCCATTGTCTGGGCAGTGAAAGGATGCACCTGACCCTGCTCTTCCATCTCACCCAGCAGTTTCAGAACGAACTGATCAAGAGCTATCGCTTGATTCAACTAGTGCCTCTGGATATGACAGAGTACTATG CTCCCTCCCGCACTGCTCCCTCCAATCTGGGCAATGTCATTAGTCAGATTCTGCTGTGCAAGCAGATTAATCCCGATTTCCAGCAGGAGGAGCTGTGCAGCATCGTGAAGGACTCTCAGGAGCTAGGAGAGCTTCTGGAAGAGCTGCAATCGCACTTGCCCCTCCCAGAGGCTTCTCCCGATTCTGAATGGGATCAGGCACAGAAAT CGGAAAGTAGCCAGATCTCGTTGAACACCCCGGCCTGGTATGCCCGTCAGCGGAGGAAGAGCTGCAAGAGCCGTAGTCGCAGTCTGTGCTGCTGTTTGGCCAACAATGGAGCCAAAACTTATTAA